The proteins below are encoded in one region of Silene latifolia isolate original U9 population chromosome 2, ASM4854445v1, whole genome shotgun sequence:
- the LOC141640967 gene encoding uncharacterized protein LOC141640967, whose amino-acid sequence MVPGKEYTIKKGYSWLRPPTQAPGRITKQGFNTKDKLYRLGIVPDSNCCICAQEEESPSHLFFQCQYSRRIIQRVQEWTGVVMSVANTQSWWQHRRFTRLKIGVLNSILNATMYYIWNQRNASRHESVLISPGRCVVMIQADIRNRIQQQLQGTVSRKDKHWIEKLLH is encoded by the exons ATGGTACCAGGTAAGGAGTACACTATCAAGAAGGGGTATAGCTGGTTAAGGCCACCCACTCAGGCT CCTGGTCGCATTACAAAGCAAGGGTTTAATACCAAAGACAAGTTATACAGGCTTGGTATTGTCCCTGATAGCAACTGCTGTATTTGTGCTCAAGAGGAAGAATCACCATCTCACCTCTTCTTTCAGTGCCAATACAGCAGGAGAATTATTCAGAGAGTTCAGGAATGGACAGGAGTGGTTATGTCAGTTGCCAATACACAGAGTTGGTGGCAGCACAGGAGGTTCACGAGGCTGAAGATTGGGGTACTGAATAGTATTCTCAATGCTACTATGTACTATATCTGGAACCAGAGGAATGCAAGCAGGCATGAGAGTGTTCTAATCAGTCCAGgcaggtgtgtggtgatgataCAAGCTGACATCAGGAACAGGATTCAGCAACAGTTGCAGGGTACAGTGTCAAGAAAAGATAAGCATTGGATTGAGAAATTACTGCACTAG